In one Brassica oleracea var. oleracea cultivar TO1000 chromosome C9, BOL, whole genome shotgun sequence genomic region, the following are encoded:
- the LOC106313682 gene encoding protein TRANSPARENT TESTA 12-like → MSRGGGEMEERLLNASETEQRRESLYLRKKIWSEVRKMWRIALPSTLFRVMSFGCIVVAQAFIGHSSETGLAAYALIQSTFIRFIYGVMAGMSSATETLCGQAYGAQQYHMMGIYLQRSWIVDTFTATLFVPFIIFAGPILRLLGQNIEITKTVDEIYPWVIPYLYSIVFTMTIQMYLQAQMKNAIIGVLSTVALVVDIVATWWCVSVMGMGIHGALLGLNISSWTVVIAEFVYVFGGWCPHTWTGFSTAAFVDLFPMLKLSISSGFMLCLEYWYMSIIVLMSGYTEDANIAISAFSICQYIYTWEMNISLGLLGAACVRVANELGKGDADGVRFSIKVVLVVSAVIGVLCSILCLAFGGQISYLFSDSHQVSDAVADLSIVLSLSILLNIVQPILSGVAIGAGMQSVVAFVNLGTYYGVGIPFGFILINIFRFGVKGLWSGMLVGVGMQTLILSYVIYKTDWEMEVKKTNERMKTWTLKSPSVEPSTITTRDEERK, encoded by the exons ATGAGTAGAGGTGGCGGAGAAATGGAAGAGAGACTGCTAAATGCGTCAGAGACAGAACAGAGGAGAGAGAGTCTCTACTTGAGAAAGAAGATTTGGAGTGAAGTAAGAAAGATGTGGAGAATAGCTTTACCATCAACTTTGTTCAGAGTGATGTCGTTTGGTTGCATAGTGGTAGCTCAAGCCTTCATTGGCCACTCCAGTGAAACGGGTCTTGCTGCTTATGCTCTCATTCAGAGCACTTTCATTCGTTTCATCTATGGTGTTATG GCCGGTATGTCGAGTGCGACGGAGACGCTATGTGGACAAGCATACGGAGCACAACAATACCACATGATGGGGATATATCTACAACGTTCTTGGATAGTAGACACCTTTACAGCCACTCTCTTTGTCCCTTTCATCATCTTCGCGGGTCCTATTCTTCGGTTACTTGGCCAAAACATTGAGATCACCAAGACCGTAGACGAGATCTACCCTTGGGTCATTCCTTATCTATACAGCATCGTTTTCACCATGACAATCCAAATGTATCTCCAAGCGCAGATGAAGAACGCCATCATAGGCGTTCTCTCGACCGTAGCCTTGGTTGTGGACATTGTGGCCACGTGGTGGTGCGTGAGCGTGATGGGAATGGGAATCCATGGTGCGCTTCTAGGACTTAATATAAGCTCGTGGACAGTGGTAATAGCCGAGTTTGTGTACGTGTTTGGAGGGTGGTGCCCGCATACTTGGACAGGCTTCAGCACTGCTGCTTTTGTTGATCTTTTCCCAATGCTCAAGTTATCCATTTCCTCTGGATTCATGCTTTG CTTAGAGTATTGGTATATGAGCATCATTGTCTTAATGTCTGGATATACAGAGGATGCCAATATTGCAATTTCTGCATTTTCCATATG CCAATATATATACACTTGGGAGATGAACATAAGCTTAGGCTTGTTGGGTGCAGCATG CGTACGAGTAGCAAACGAATTGGGAAAAGGAGATGCCGACGGAGTGAGATTCTCGATAAAAGTGGTGCTTGTGGTATCAGCGGTGATTGGTGTGTTATGTTCTATTCTGTGCTTAGCATTTGGTGGTCAGATTTCGTATTTGTTCTCCGATAGCCACCAAGTTTCAGACGCAGTCGCTGATCTCTCCATCGTCCTTAGCCTATCCATACTCTTAAACATCGTCCAACCCATTCTCTCTG GAGTAGCTATTGGAGCAGGGATGCAGAGTGTGGTAGCATTTGTGAACTTAGGAACTTATTATGGAGTTGGTATTCCCTTTGGGTTCATCCTTATCAACATTTTCCGTTTTGGTGTTAAG GGACTGTGGTCAGGAATGCTGGTTGGAGTTG GTATGCAAACGTTGATATTGTCTTATGTTATTTACAAAACTGATTGGGAAATGGAG GTTAAGAAGACGAACGAGCGTATGAAAACCTGGACTCTAAAGTCACCTTCTGTAGAACCGAGTACTAT